The region CACTGAAACAGTATGTAGACTGGGTGACAGCCTGTGCTTTTGCTACCTGGCAGATTATCTTTTATGAGGACAAGAACTTCCAGGGCCGTTGCTACGAATGTGACAGCGACTGCACCGACTTCCATGCCTACCTGAGCCGCTGCAACTCCATTCGAGTTGAGAGTGGAGCCTGGGTGGTCTATGAGAGGCCAAATTACATGGGCTATCAATATGTTCTGAGCAGAGGAGAGTATCCAGAGTACCAGCGCTGGATGGGCCTGAATGATCGCCTAAGCTCCTGCAAACTCATCCACTTTGTAAGTCTGATCACCTGCACTATGTTCAGTTAGCTTCAACTTCTCTCATCAAGAACAGCTTCAGACAGGCCAGAAAGAACAGTAAATACCAAGTAAAGATAAAAACAACCAAACCTAATGGAGGAATAGTGGAATAAGAGGAATAGTGAATTATTCTGCACGGTCTGGCTATAAAAATGTGCACCAAACACAGTGATGCTGGATTAGAAATTTGCCACTCAGATTCTGCATCAACGGCTAAAAGAGAATCAAAGCTTGTGACAGCAGTTGTGAGGGACCAGAAATAGATCTTAGTTGCCAATTGTAGCCATTGCAATGGGCCCAATGGAACTGGTCCAGTTCCCAACAGACCTAAGGGCTTCATCAATAGATCAATATTAGCATATGCCAAACTTTTACAGGCCTCCCTTCACTACGGAAAATGACAATCATCTCAGGGCATTTTAAATCAATTAAGTTCAAGAACTTTGAAACACTTTATGCTCAATCTAATTCAACACTGAACGAATGATGTTGGAAATAGTATCTTGAGAAAttacatacaaaatacaaataacaGAAATACCACAAAACAAGAGATTTAATTCCAGTTCTGAAAAGCACTGTTCTGTCATCCTAACTGGCTGCACTGTAGGAACACATTTGCAGTTTGTTCAGGGATGACTGTTAAAGGGAGACCTatgaaagtaaatgtaaaatgtatataGTACACATAAACAGTAATAGCTCGACCTTGAGAACTCCATCAAGTCCTTACAAAGTGCAGACCTTCAAACAGATCTAGGTGTACTCTTCCTGCATGGACATAACCAGAtcctgcacacagacaaactgcagACAAGGAAATGGGAAGAAGCTCCGGAATGTATACCAAGGATCTCATCTCCTTCCATgtccccccaccctccccttttctcttttcccatcTACCCTCACCCCTCTTCCCCAACCCTAACCTCATCATGCCCCCTCCCCTATCATCccgcccctccctctccccattTTCCCCACCACTGTTGCAGACAAGTGGGACTCAGTACAAAGTTCAGCTCTACGACAAGGTAGACTTTGCAGGCCAGGCTGTTGAGGCCATGGAAGATTGCCCATCTGTGCTGGAGAGGTTTCGCCTGAGGGAGGTGGGTTCCTGTAAGGTCCTGGAAGGCTACTGGGTCTTCTACGAACACCCCAACTATCGTGGCCGCCAGTATTTCCTTGAGACAGGAGAGTACCGCAAGCCAGCGGACTGGGGTGCTGTCTGTCCCACCGTGCAGTCCTTCCGCCGGCTGACCGAGTGACCTCACTCATTTCCTTCAATGCATTCCTCTACATTATGACCTGCTAACATCAATAGTTAAATGCCCCTGCCTCAAACATCTGAGTAATTTGGCTGAGATTTGCCTGAGGTCCTGGTTGAAATAAAGCCTTTATGGCAATACCATCCCTAAGTGCATGGGTCTTCGTTTAAAATCacagaaatactgaaatactccATGCTGAAATCCCAAATTTTGAGCCATTTGTTCTATGACTTTGAAAAAAAGCATCACAGCTCAGAATGGGAATTCTCTCAAAGTACAGGTCCCAGGTCCAGAGTAACAGGCTGAGGGTTGAGGTGAGTTCCAAATGAGAAGCAGTTCCCTCCTCCCCCGATGAGCACTACCTCTCTGCCCTCAGAGTCCAGGAGCTCAGAGCAAAAGGAATGCAGCATGAAAGGCCACGCGATGGAGGTCtggagaaatgaagagagtggggagaagagaagaatgtTAAATGTTCAGCATTCACATaacatttcaacaaaacaaacacattccgAGCTGTTTAGCTCCCAGCCAGAACAGTTATCATGTACTGGCAGGAATATACATA is a window of Chanos chanos chromosome 10, fChaCha1.1, whole genome shotgun sequence DNA encoding:
- the crygs2 gene encoding crystallin, gamma S2 → MGRIIFYEDKNFQGRCYECDSDCTDFHAYLSRCNSIRVESGAWVVYERPNYMGYQYVLSRGEYPEYQRWMGLNDRLSSCKLIHFTSGTQYKVQLYDKVDFAGQAVEAMEDCPSVLERFRLREVGSCKVLEGYWVFYEHPNYRGRQYFLETGEYRKPADWGAVCPTVQSFRRLTE